The Equus asinus isolate D_3611 breed Donkey chromosome 25, EquAss-T2T_v2, whole genome shotgun sequence genomic sequence TCCTGTATCTTCAAACATTTCGCCATTTTATCACCCTAGGAATTACTTCCTCATTACTCATCAATTATTCACACTTATGGTAAAAAATTCACACTTAtgctaagaaaacagaaaatgacgAAATGACCTAAAAGGATGGTgctataatgaaataaattatcatCATTTAGTTTCCCTACTGTGTTGTTCAACGTATTACATCACCTTTCAAGAAGGTATAAAAGAAGACCAGAAACATGGTATTTGTAATCTGCTCTCAGCTTTCATTGAATAGTcgaaaattactattttttattttctgctcatAACCGCAAAGTAGAGAAAATTGACAGATGAAGACATTTTGCAGTTATTGGACAAATCAAAAGACGAATGTTGTGGTAGGCTGAAAAATGCCTCCCCAAAGATATTCACTTCctcatccccagaacctgtgatattaccttatatggcaaaagatatGATTAAGTTGAAGACGTTGAGAGGAGTTTGTTTAGGATTAGCCAGTGAGACCTAAACGCAGTCACAGgtatccttttaagaaagaggcagaggaagttttgagagagaagaggaggaagcaatgTGTCTGTGGGGGCACAGAACTGAGTggtgtggccacaagccaaggaatgcccaCAGTCAGCAGAAGCTGGACAAGGCAAGgaaaggattcttccctagagtctCTGAAGGAAGAGCAACCTTGCCAacagcttgatttcagacttccggcttccagaaatggaagagaataaatttctgtcgttttaaGCCATCCAGCTTGTGGTAagttgttatggcagccctaggaaatcaATACAAATGCAGAGACAGACAGTCTAGATTCGCGACAGTAAAACTGATCATACAAGTGAAATCTCAGAGTATGAATCCTCAGAAAAATACATCCTAGatgaattttctcagtttttctcaaaCTCACAATCAATGAGTGAAAAATCTATTTCtgaggacaaaaagaaaatacgtTATTCTCATAGTTAATACTTTCAACAGGAAGAACTTAATCACACCATATTTTACAAGTATCTGGACCACCCTCTGTCGCTGAAAGGATGTAAGCGCATTCTTTCAGCTTTTTATAATGTTTGGAGTCAACCATTACTTGATACAAAGAGGTGTGCTATGCTTACcttctaattaaaaattttaataaagctgttttccACAATCCCTTTTTTCTTACATATgtaaattattcataaaaatgacaaaatatttatgtatatatgtgtatgcacacatttgtgtgcatgtgtgtttaagAGTACCTATTAAACATAGATAGCAAATAGTGATAACTGTTTTTCCCGGTATACTGGGGGTTAAAGAAATGTTCTACACGCAGCCACTCAGTTTTACAAGCTGGTCTGCAGAGCATATGGCAGCACTGTAGTCATAGCTgtgagcagcagcagcaacaactcTCTCAAGTTGGCTCACTCAAAGTGCTGGTCTCCTGAGAGGTGTCTACCCTGACATTACCCTACAAAAAGGCCAAAGTGAACTCTGGCCTATTCAGTATCCAAGAACCTTTTGTGGACATAGCACCATACCAGGCACTATAGAACTatgatatcatttttatttaaaaaaaaaaaaaacaaggaaatctccAACAGAGACTGACTGCCCTGGGGATTACCTTCTGCAGAACTCTAGACCATAATATTATATCATTAATCTATAATTTCTCAATAACCACAGATGCAAATTCAGAAAATGTTATCTTAATCTTATGCATGAACAAGATACAATCCTGGTTTCAGTCACAATTGTCTGTGGCTTTTCTTCGACTTAACTCAAGAgcttaggtttttaaaaatagcctcaCATAATACAATATGGATATTCACAGATAACCATATGTCTATATCAGTCCCAGGAGAAATTGTCATCTTTAGCTTGTTAAGAGATATAAAAATTTACTGTGGAAAATTTTATTATCATgtaaaaatttactaaaatttcattaaaaatatttacatattatagATGTTTTCTCCTTTAACTAGTAATCGCATCTTCTCTGTGGTTCTCTGAAGGCTAAAGCTATGACATTTCTTATATAATGTTCAACATACAAAGGCATCCTTCTCCAGCCTTCtctagaacagaaataaaataaaattagatgatttttttttggtgaggtatctAGAATAAtctaaattattcaaataaagGGCTACAAAGGCATAAAAATGTTCCTCTGGCAAACTTGAGTTACAGAGAATAGAATGTGCTAAAAGTCTAGGCTTAGTTTAATCTTAATAAAATCTTGGTTACTTCCTCAATGACCTTATTAATAGAAATCTGGAACCTCCAGTTATCAGCTACTGATGGTATTAATTTAGGCAGTTAATTAATAAAGGCAGCCCATTAAATCTAACAGCATACGGTCAAACAACAATTTCAAAACTCACAAGGACACCACAAATCTCTTTCTTAAACAATAAACAGTGAATCAAAAACCACAATCAAGCATTTCCGCTTTATTAAATTGTTATATAAACATTCTGATGTTGTGGTTTACCCTAGTCTAATGAGGCATTCTGATTGATTTCTAGTGTTACAGAGAAAGATGCAAAACTGAGTCATTAACACAGCATTCTCTTGTGAAAAAAGACAAACCAGGATGATTAAAGCAATGTTGAAAGGACTGAAAACCCTGAAATTGGACTTAATTTTTTGCCCTTTTATCTGTTTGCAAAGTTCATGTAATTCTTTACATGtgttagttcatttaaaaaatacttcatgatgattttttctctttaaaaaaatgccaatAGTTGAAACCAAAGAGACACATGATAGCAAACCATTTTATACAGAGTAtagtcaaaaagaaaagaaaaagagaaaaaacttcaAGCTTACAAGACAGAgtggtattttctttaaaatactcagaggtttttaaaaactaaactagATCGGTTTTGGATGAAAACTGAAATGAGAACTAGGCTAACCCCTAAGGACCATCTCAGATAATCCAAATTTCTTAATAGAAAGATCACAGATGTGGTATTAGAAAAACAGAGTTTTGGGGCAAGTCATTCAGACATTTAAAGAGTCCCAAACATTAAATATCTGATGGTTTAGCAGCAAAgactaaaatgtaaataaataatgcaaGACATGGTCTACTAGGAAGATGAGTAAGGTTAAACAGGTAGGGCAGAATTAAGGAAGACTCCAAGAGGAGACACTTGATTTAGTACAAAACAGGAATAAATACAGCACCTAATGGAGTTGTTACAAGGCTTAAATGATGACATACATTAACGTCCCCGGCCCAGGTAGcaataaacattaattaaatTGGACATCTTGTTCAGAGTTCAATGTCCCCAACTCACCGAGCATATGAATAATCCAGGCTGGCCTGATCAATCCGGTTCCTGAGGATTCCAATGTCAGTTGACACCATGTCATCTAAAGCCTGTAACTCCTTCTGGATCCGCTTTAGTTTCATGGTCTCTGCCTGAGTTCTTTTAGAtctaaaaatcaggaaaatgagtggaaaaataaaaatattttaagatcatGTATCCATACAcgatataaatgaaaaaagcaagctaTTGCATATACAATATGTTACAAtgtctaatttttcaaaattagaaaaattgaaacaaaacaaatgttGATAACATTTTGGTACATCTCTAACACTGATCtgtgctttcttcccttcttattccaaattttctaatagtatataatattttcatacacaagagaaaaagatttaaaaaataccaataaatATTCACTCATAGTCTATATTCATGCCATAAAGATGAGAATAGGCACTATTATTCTGTATATTATTCTATAACTGTATTCTCTTTACATTGAAACACCCAACACAGCTTTCCAAATTTCTAGCCTTAACTTCTGGCTAAgcccattttcatttgtctaataCTCAGTGGACACCAAAACAAATGCCTGCATGAAACaccatttctttatatttctgaaaacatCTATTTGGCTTTAACTTTCTTAGGACTCATTTCTCCAGACTTTTATTGCTTTGATTCTTGTTCTTTGGGCAAAACTACAGGTCCTCAAAATTCTTCTTTCTAGGGCTCAAAAGCaaacactcttttttttctttgtttaaaagcaCAGCCACTGTCATCATCTCTCAGTTCCCTCACCACCCCAAGTACATTTATACaattaagaaacagaataaacaaatataaaagtcAACCTTTAatcatgatttcactcattttaaaatttcacacacATTCTCACAGAATAAAACTCCCACATAAAACCACTGTATCACAACTTACATTCTCCTGACTTCTACTCCATTATGCATTTACCCTTGTTTTCTGCTTACAAAAGTTAACTTAACAATATGATACTTTTACTTCAAGTGCTTTACTGTCCATTTATTAATAATCTAATCAGGTCTTATTTCCTTACACTTCTGGCTGTATCACtgctttctctcttaaatcaaAAGCACACAGAGAAGAACAAGTGCTGAGCCTAATCTTTCTGTAAAATCCCCAGCAAATAGCCTCCCCAACCTCTTCCAAATTGAAGActattaaaatgctttttaataatcatatgttgttttttttccttgaaacatAGTAAGTTCAGTAAGCTGCATATTTCCCAAGCTTTCATGAAAGATCAAGCTATACGggtaggagaaaaaaatcatcatttttaaatacataaaccCCCTTGGCAGATAAAATTCTGAATTGCTTACACCCACCTgcctttctctccatccccatcCCTTGCCCCAATCTGACACATATACCAGCTTCAAGCAATAATAGTTTTGCCAGACTTTTCTGGAGATCTAAAAAGaaaatgccaatcttccttgcatTTAGTTCTCACTATTCTCAATCACTTCTTTACTGACCGAGGTTGGTTTCCAAAGGCCACAGCACATTAGAAACTACAAACAAAACGGGCAGAAAGAGTGAGTAAGGGATGAGAAAAGTGGCTCAGATGGGAATGTTGCTGTTTAAGCCAGTACAATGTAGTAAGGGAAAAGGGATCGCTGACCGCTGACACTGGGCAGTCACATAAAAATCGAACCGCACAGTATGGGAGAGTGTTCATAACAGTGACCCTGAGTCATGGATAAAAGGTTAAATTACACCATGCATCTTCCATTAGTGGGGGCAGGGcaagttatttaagaaaaatgtccaTAGGAAACACAATTAATATTAGTAGGACTGTAAGCCACTTATGTGCAATACTCTCATTCCTCTACATGTCAGATGATTAAGGCCTCCCTACGTCAAAACTAAAACCTGCATTTGTTGCTAATTTACTTATATTGATAGCTATTTACTGCTCCCTTATGAATGTGTAGATGGTTAAAACTGAAAACACTAATGCTGATCCTTAAGTTTTGATGTACCTGTATTCATAAATTCGTTATGATCTATGCTTAAAAAGTCCTCCTTAATAAATTAATGCTGGAATTTCAGTATCATTTATAAAGCATCATTTGTTTAGTTAGCCTTAAAAGTAATGGTTGTAGAGAAAATCTCGGTTTATTAGGACAGACAtggcaaaataaatataaaacatgacAGAGCTGATTGCTGGTTATAAATAACCTCTGGTTCAGGTGCCTCACCTTTCTGCAATAGCTTTAGCCAAAAGAGCTTTCTTacgtttatttttctcttccattagtCGTTGTTCTTGTTGAAGAACTTCCCAACGAGACTTTTCTTGCCTAGGGAGCAAAAAACGTATAAAATGAGTTTCTGAAACACCATCCCACACCTTACCAGTTTCAGTCCCCTAAGTATAAAATTTAATCAACCAGATTacgtatattttctttcaaaagtccTCTTAAAAGGAACCCATCTGCAGCTCATTATTTTGTTCTAATAGGAACAAAGACTATGATTTGAAGCAAAGGCTTATATAAATTGGCCCTTTGAAATCCATTATATGTACATAATCTAGGAACCCACAAACTGGAAGCTAGAGTACTGTGGCATTTTTTAGGAGTACAAAGATACTTGCATAAGTTAATTATGTATTATTATACGCAAAATGGAGAGCAAAATAAATTGGTCTGTAGCTAATCTTATGTTATAgctttcagggttttctataaTGAAAATCTTCATCATTTAACACCTTTAAGACAACAACCaatgtttatttcattcattttaatttgctcaCTTTCCAGTTCTCAAACATTCTTAAACAGAGTGAAACATTATGAGCTAAGAGTTGAATGCTGAGCTAAAGAAAACTTCAAAGATCTCAAAACATGAATTGTCTTCTAATCTAATTCTGAAAGAAGTATATTAAAATTCCCCATAAGTTCATGAACTTGCCGTCAACTCAAATTAAACAAGGTAATGATAAACCTATTTATTCCTATTATTGTAACTTCTTACAGCTATTATACAAAAAATCTGTTCCCAGACCTAGTAACAGCCTCCAAAATCATCCTTCTCTCCATTCCTACACCCTCCACCTTAGTGCTGGCAttgcttctttctcatttttactaTTGTAGGCATCTCCTCACCAGACGCCTTAGTTCCAGCTCATCAGCATCCTCTCCCAAATGGTCTGTGACAGTGACATCTGGATTTTCTCTAACCATTACTGTGATCAGGGAATTCCCTCCTTCAGAGGCCTTGGTGTTTTACTACTGCATCAGAGAACTCGCTGGGCAGGAATCCTCTACTTGTTCCAAGCCCTTCTTCACTTTCTTAATTCTCTACTGTTCTCTCATCTGTCCTTTGCCTCGTCCAGAGAAGTGAAATGTCGTCTCCGAGCACTCTCTAAGATATAATCCTCCTTTCCCCTTCTTAGAGTCtcagaatttctccttttcaACAATTCCTGATACATATCTTCCATGAAAATTTTCCCAAGTatctaaaaaaagaataatttccctgatgacattcAATCTAAATTGTCCAGCTCAATTTAAACCACCTCCACTTGTCTCAGGCTTTTGCTGGTAAACTACACTTAAAGACACTTAAATGTATGTGCTTGTTCAATGTTGATCTCCTAATTCAAGTGGTTTTATATCTCTTGTGAAAATCATTTCTGGGGTGTAAACCCATGGAGGGCAGGAAATACTTCAAACTCTGTACAGAATCTGGATTGGCAGATATTGAAAAAACATCTgagattagaaaaaatataagatactttgaaaagaaagcagaaacaaatgccatccttccttccctgtAAGTGATAAATCAGGAGGAAACAAATACAAGtagatattaaaacaaaagctataCAATCAAAATTCTGATTGTAAGAATTCACTAGTCACAGAATGGCAATTTCCACAAGAATGTGACTAAACTAAATTCTGGAGGTGGTTTCTAATACAAACAcattaaataaagaataaaaaaaaatctaatgatgCAGCTGAAGTATTTAATTAATACCCTCAATTTCCTACACTCTTTCTTTGACTAGCCCTTCACGTCTCTCCACAAGTACTCTTTTCTGGGCCAAGAGAGATGCAGTCTGCATTGAGGTGAAGAATGGGTTCAATCTGGGGAGGAGTACTATGGGAAGTGCTTCTGGTAAGTGTAAGGTGCATAGACTTTGGATCTGAGAGACTTGTATGTGAACCTgaactctgctacttactagctgtgtattTGCTTTGGGAATATAATATCACGTCTGAGTCCAAGATATCTCATCTCTAAAGTGAAAATAATGAACATGTACTGTGAGgctgttgtgaagactaaatgaataaaaacataaaaaacgcCTGACATCGACTGGCTAAGATAGGTGGTAGGTATTTTTCAATAGTTTATTCATTACATTCCTACCTTAgaacataaaacagagaaaatgtcaAAACTACTATTTCTTCACAGCCCAATGTGGAAAAAGGTTAAATGGAAAAAAGTCTCATGATATATAGACTTACTAACAattccactttctttttctccaatttGCCATCTGGCTTTGGAGGTAGAACCTCAGCACTTTTGTGACCATCATGGGAATTCTGGAGTCCCAGTTCCCTTGGTTGACTTTCAGTACCATGTGGTTTTCCATCCCCAACAGGAGAGGTGAGCACAAGAGGACTAGGAGGAGTAGGGGGACAGCGCGGTTTTTGAGTGTTAAGCTTCTGTTTCGGTGCAGAAAGCAGCTGCTCTGGAGGTAACGAAGTTGATCCATCATGAAGTCCAAGTTTTTGGCTTTGCTCTTGAAGGGCTTTTTCTCGCTGAAGTTGTTGTCGGCTTTTCTTCATAGGGAGACGCCGCTGTGGTTCAAATGGATCTAACataaaaaagagaatggaggAAAATTCCTTGTGTAAGCAGCAAATAATTACAATTTCTCCAAGAAAATAATGCATCAAGATTAAACTTTGATAATAATTCTAAAGAGTTTTTCCCCCTTCTCTATCTTAAAAGCCCAGGGAAAAACAGCCATCTACCTGTCAAGTTTCAACAGTTCTCTGATGATACTGTCAGTATTTAACAAAAACTGTCCTAGCTCTCAATATATCTTCAAGGAAGTCCATTTGTCCACGATTTAGGCCTTTGGGATACAAAACaagctttctttttaaacttgatTTGATAACTGTCAAAACAATCAACTAATATGACCAAACTAGAGAGACATGAATTCTTTGATATGTCTTAAATTTGATTTATGGTTCTGTCTGCTCTCTTGAAATAAAATGGTGGTTCAGTTTTCAAATGGGCTTCAtcattcttaaattttaatagatATCAGGGCAATTTGATACATAGGTACATGCTATACATAAAGTAAAACTGAATGAAGTCTCTTATGTCTAGGAATGCTAGTTAACCCTAAATTGTTTTCTTCCATGCTCCAGAACAGTCCAAGGTTGTGTTCTTGAAGTCTAAGTTAGCCTTTAATCAATGTATGCAAGCTAATTTTAATAGCCTGAGCAAAGCCATAGAGGAAGATAAACAACtgggagaaatttttttaaaaagcattataaaCTAAATAATAATTCTATTATACTCTTTGGATTGTCCATGCCAGTGTTAAGCTTGTAAGGCGGACAAATGGAGACTCTGACTCAAGTTCATACTATATTTAATAAGATCTATAAATGGTATTCTTTATAAAATGCCTGGGAAATGAAATTATGATAAGTCCTTGTAAATGAACTCAAATAGGGCTTTTAAATACTGCATATTGACCTTTGAAGAAACACAagcttattatttaaatttcccaAAGGAGAGTTAAAAGTTCTACAGCCACAGTTCAGTGTTGCTTTTGTCCAGCTTAGTACCCTTAGGCAAGTCAATTAATTATGccctacctcagtttcctcatcagtcaAACTGGTTGAAAATTTACAGGCTCTACTTAACTCAAGGAGTtggtgtaaggattaaatgatatatataaaacatttttaaaagatagacaCACTATCAAAAAGTAAAAtgggggttggccctgtggctgggtggttaagtttgcacactccactttggcggccccagggtttgcaggttcagatcctgggcacagacctacacactactcatcaagccatgctgtggtggcgtcccacatagaagcactagaatgacctgcaactaggatataaaactatgtactggggttggattttagggagaaaaaaagagaggaaaattggcaacagatgttagctcagggccaatcttaaaaaaaaaagaaaaaaaagtaaaatgttacaggcatacctcattttattgcacttcgcTTTGCCTTCAcagttttttacaagacccttcaccagcaaaaagattacaactcactgaaggttcagatgatggCTAGCAtgtttttagcaataaagtatttttaaattaagatatacATATTGGTTTTTTACACATAATGCTATTGTACTCTTAagagactacagtatagtgtaaacacaccttttatatgcactgggaaagcaaaaaatttgtgtgactcccttgctttattgcagtggtctggaaatgaaaccacaatatctccaaggtatgcttGTATTATTGTTGACTTTAGCCAGAAACACAAAGTAGCCTCCTTTACCTTGCAATAGGAACTTATTCTTGGCTACTGATCTTTATTCACACCATCAGAAAATGTCATTGAGCCTGTTTACCTCCCAGTTACACTCATTAGCTGAATTAACAGTCCCTCTGTAATTCAGGctccattttattttgcattttcaccaaACTTACCAACTCCCAAATAAACAAATCAGGACACTTACAAATAGAACATATGACCAAAAAACTTTTGAAACTAATAAGCCATTATAGTAAGGCTGCAGAATACAAGactaatatacaaaagtcaagcGCTTTCCTAtgtaccagcaatgaacaagtagaatttggaaataaaaacacagtATCCTTTACATtagcactcaaaaaaaaaaaatgaaatacttacgtaaaaatctaacaaaataggtacaagatctatatgaggaaaactataaaactgattAATGAAATCaaggaactaaataaatggagaaatatcccatgttcatggatagggagactcaatattgtcaagatgtcagtttgtcccaacttgatctatagattcactacaatcccaatcaaaatcccagcaagttattttgtggatactgGTAAACTGATTCTTAAGTTTATACAGAGCagcaaagacccagaatagccaacacaatattgaagtagaacaaagttagaggactgaCATTatttgacttcaagacttactataaggatagagtaatcaagacagctGTATTAGTGAAAGagcagacaaacagatcaatggaatagaatagagagcccagaaataggcccACATAAATCTAGTCAActgacctttgacaaaggagtaaaggcaatacaatggagcaaagacagtcttttcaaaaaatggtgctgaaacaactggacattcacattgaaaaaaataaatccagacaCAGACTTTTACatcctttacaaaaattaactcaaaatgggtcatagacctaaatgcaaaaccCCAAATTATAAAACGCCTAGAAGATAACATGACCCTGGGTATGGCAATGAtgtcttagatacaacaccaaaggctcTATCCATGAAAGagataattgataagctggactccATTAAAATTAGAAAGTTCCACTCTGCAAAAGATAATGtctaagaaaagagaagacaagacacagactgggagcaaatatttgcaacaGACACAGCCGATAAGACTATCAtgtaaaatacacaaagaacacttaaaactcaacaataagaaaacaaccctaCTAAAAACTGGGCCAAAgtccttaacagacacctcatcacCAAAGAAAAGATACAGACAGCaaatatgcatatgaaaagatattccaaatCATATGCCATTAGGAAAATGCCAGTAAAAACAACAAGATACCCCTATACATCTATAAGAACGGTCAAAATCTGGAAtactgacaacactaaatgctagtgaggatgtggggcaacaggaactctcattcattgatggtggaaatgcaaaatggtacagtcactttggaagacagtttggcagtttctcacaaaactaaacatactcttaccatatgactcagcaattacaatccttggtatttattcaaagaagctgaaaacttaagttcacacaaaaacctgaacttggatgtttataacagctttattaattgtccaaacttgaaagcaaccaagacatccttccataggtgaatggataaataaactgtggtatgtacaatggaatattattcattgcTAAAAAGatatgagttatcaagccatgaagagaTATGAGGAAACTTAactgcatattactaagtgagagaagccaatctgaaaaggctacatactgcatgattccaaccacacgacattctggaaaaggcaaaactatggagacagtaaaaagatcagtggttactaAGCACTatgaagaggggaggagggatgaataggcaaagagaggatgtttagggcagtgaaaatactctgtatgatactgtaatgatggatacacatcattatgcatttgtccaaacccacagaatgtacaccaccaagaatgaaccctaatgaaAACTACGGACTTGAGTggtgatgatgtgtcaatatgtaggttcatcaattgtaacaaatgtggcactctggtgggggatgctgataaCGGGGACGACTACGTATGCATGGGGGCAGGAgacatatgggaaatctctgtatcttcctctcaattttgctgtgaacctaaaactgctctaaaaaaataaagtctttaggaaaaaaaacagaacataCTATTTTAGATACTTATATTGGGGGCTGCAAGCATCAAGGAGACTGTGGTAAACTGGGGAACACAAATCTAGCTTAAAGGGGGCAATCAGTAGCCACCTTTAGCCATTAAAAATAccttgttggggccggcctggtgggtagtggttaagttcatgcactccacttcagtggcccagtgttcatgggttcagatcctgggcacagacctagacactgctcatgaagccatgctgtagtggcatcccacatacaaaatagaggaagactggcatagatgttagctcagtgacaatcttcctcgaggaaaacgaggaagattggcaacagatgttagctcagggccaatctttctcaccaaaataaataaataaataaataaaatgccttCTGTCATTTAAAAGTTTAGGTCAGTGTTACCAGACATTATGATTTTTCAGATTTCTATCTAAaatatcctgatttttaaatgtaggGAATTGTTTTAATCAAGAAAATCTAGATTATGCT encodes the following:
- the GORAB gene encoding RAB6-interacting golgin isoform X2; this translates as MKKSRQQLQREKALQEQSQKLGLHDGSTSLPPEQLLSAPKQKLNTQKPRCPPTPPSPLVLTSPVGDGKPHGTESQPRELGLQNSHDGHKSAEVLPPKPDGKLEKKKVELQEKSRWEVLQQEQRLMEEKNKRKKALLAKAIAERSKRTQAETMKLKRIQKELQALDDMVSTDIGILRNRIDQASLDYSYARKRFDRAEAEYVTAKLDLQRKTEIKEQLTEHLCTIIQQNELRKAKKLEELMQQLDVQADEETLELEVEVERLLHEQEAEARKQTVHLERPLQPSGEHVTLGLAKDNKTHPEQAASPKVDEQCENSNSIPDLNPDHPNRDVTTTVNDISAAPTV
- the GORAB gene encoding RAB6-interacting golgin isoform X1, with the translated sequence MAQGWAGFSEEELRRLKQNKDPFEPQRRLPMKKSRQQLQREKALQEQSQKLGLHDGSTSLPPEQLLSAPKQKLNTQKPRCPPTPPSPLVLTSPVGDGKPHGTESQPRELGLQNSHDGHKSAEVLPPKPDGKLEKKKVELQEKSRWEVLQQEQRLMEEKNKRKKALLAKAIAERSKRTQAETMKLKRIQKELQALDDMVSTDIGILRNRIDQASLDYSYARKRFDRAEAEYVTAKLDLQRKTEIKEQLTEHLCTIIQQNELRKAKKLEELMQQLDVQADEETLELEVEVERLLHEQEAEARKQTVHLERPLQPSGEHVTLGLAKDNKTHPEQAASPKVDEQCENSNSIPDLNPDHPNRDVTTTVNDISAAPTV